In Desertifilum tharense IPPAS B-1220, a genomic segment contains:
- a CDS encoding ABC transporter ATP-binding protein, with translation MSDTVLDVRNLQVQFQLDERLIRAVDDISFAVQRGQTLGIVGESGSGKSVTSLAIMGLVPYPPGRITGGEIAFKDTPDGQVVDLRSLSPTQLQQMRGGKISMIFQEPMSSLNPVYTIGFQLTEALCQHQTLSQAEARRRAIALLQEVKLLPPDEEIRSQLLAEFPKTQNSEPDERELQHQVNQQKLAILERYPHELSGGQIQRVMIAMAISCNPTLLIADEPTTALDVTVQATILDLLRELRDARGMSMIFITHDLGVIGEIADSVAVMYQGKIVESGPVLEIFSNPQHPYTKGLLACRPRPDRRLQTLPTVSDFMEVGSNDRGEMVIREKEAGEHQQWQGVEISEDELSQRLTMLKGRSPILQVRDLKVGFPVKGVFGQTKRYFMAVNGVSFEVYPGETLGLVGESGCGKTTLARTLLQLVPTMSGAIEFEGQNITRLSRGSQRQLRRDMQIVFQDPFSSLNPRMSIGDAVMEPLTIHSRTQQRKVQRDRVAYLLERVGLNPDWMNRYPHEFSGGQRQRVCIARSLALNPKFIICDESVSALDVSVQAQVLNLLKELQSEFELTYIFISHDLGVVKFMSDRIMVMNRGKVEEMGPSEQIYRQPERDYTRTLIAAIPTGSLERIHQRQAARSMVNG, from the coding sequence ATGAGTGACACCGTTCTAGACGTTCGCAACCTCCAAGTCCAGTTTCAGCTTGATGAAAGGCTGATCCGCGCCGTTGATGATATCTCTTTTGCGGTTCAGCGCGGACAAACTCTCGGAATTGTCGGAGAGTCCGGATCGGGAAAATCGGTCACTTCCTTGGCAATTATGGGGTTAGTTCCCTATCCCCCAGGGAGAATTACCGGGGGAGAAATTGCGTTTAAAGACACGCCAGACGGACAGGTGGTGGATTTGCGATCGCTCTCACCCACCCAACTCCAGCAGATGCGCGGTGGAAAGATTTCGATGATCTTTCAAGAACCGATGAGTTCTCTTAACCCCGTCTATACCATTGGGTTTCAACTCACTGAGGCGCTGTGTCAGCATCAGACCCTTTCCCAAGCCGAAGCCAGACGCAGAGCGATCGCGCTATTACAAGAAGTAAAGCTACTCCCCCCAGACGAAGAAATTCGCAGCCAATTACTCGCAGAATTCCCCAAAACTCAAAATAGCGAACCCGACGAACGCGAACTCCAACACCAGGTTAACCAACAAAAACTCGCCATTCTCGAACGCTATCCCCACGAACTCTCCGGCGGACAAATTCAGCGGGTGATGATTGCGATGGCGATTTCCTGCAATCCTACCCTATTAATTGCTGACGAACCCACCACAGCGCTAGATGTCACCGTTCAAGCCACCATTCTCGACTTGCTGCGCGAGTTGCGGGATGCGCGGGGAATGTCGATGATTTTCATTACCCACGATTTAGGCGTCATTGGGGAAATTGCTGATAGCGTGGCGGTGATGTATCAAGGGAAGATTGTCGAATCTGGGCCCGTTCTGGAAATTTTCTCCAATCCCCAACACCCCTATACTAAAGGCTTGCTCGCCTGTCGTCCCCGTCCGGATCGTCGCTTGCAAACGCTACCGACTGTCTCTGATTTTATGGAAGTGGGTAGCAACGATCGCGGCGAGATGGTGATTCGAGAAAAAGAAGCTGGCGAACATCAACAATGGCAAGGGGTGGAAATCTCGGAGGACGAACTGAGCCAACGCCTAACGATGTTAAAAGGGCGATCGCCAATTTTGCAAGTCCGCGATCTCAAGGTGGGTTTCCCGGTAAAAGGTGTTTTCGGTCAAACCAAGCGCTATTTTATGGCCGTTAACGGCGTTTCCTTTGAAGTCTATCCGGGGGAAACCTTGGGGTTAGTAGGGGAGTCCGGCTGCGGAAAAACCACCCTAGCACGCACTCTGCTGCAATTGGTGCCGACCATGAGTGGCGCAATTGAGTTTGAAGGTCAGAATATTACGCGCCTGAGTCGGGGAAGCCAGCGCCAACTGCGTCGGGATATGCAGATTGTCTTTCAAGATCCCTTTAGTTCCTTGAACCCTCGGATGTCGATTGGCGATGCGGTGATGGAACCCCTGACAATCCATAGTCGCACGCAACAGCGCAAAGTTCAGCGCGATCGCGTCGCCTATCTGTTGGAACGGGTGGGTTTAAATCCAGATTGGATGAACCGCTATCCTCACGAGTTTTCCGGGGGACAACGCCAGCGGGTGTGTATTGCGCGATCGCTAGCCCTCAATCCTAAGTTTATTATCTGTGATGAGTCAGTCTCAGCATTAGATGTCTCGGTACAGGCGCAAGTGCTGAATCTACTCAAGGAATTACAATCGGAATTTGAACTGACCTATATCTTCATTTCCCATGATTTGGGAGTGGTGAAGTTTATGAGCGATCGCATTATGGTCATGAATCGCGGTAAGGTCGAAGAAATGGGCCCATCCGAACAAATCTATCGCCAACCCGAACGAGACTACACCCGCACCCTAATTGCAGCTATCCCCACCGGAAGCCTAGAACGCATCCACCAACGCCAAGCCGCTAGAAGCATGGTAAATGGGTAA